A portion of the Chryseobacterium tructae genome contains these proteins:
- a CDS encoding bifunctional metallophosphatase/5'-nucleotidase, translating into MDRKSFLKAIGGGSLAMALAPNMMMAEELKILDLKSANKLTILHTNDQHSRIEPFDASYTKNPNQGGFARRASLIQQIRNQESNVLLLDSGDIFQGTPYFNFFGGELEFKLMSMMKYDASTMGNHDFDNGLEGFLKVLPNAQFPFICSNYDFKNTILDGKTSPYKIFNKNGIKVGIFGVGIQLDGLVGKKQYAETVYSNPIEVAQHYSNFLKKEQKCDLVICLSHIGYDYKDEPNKISDKILAASTENIDIILGGHTHTFLPEPQTFTNRQGKNVLVNQVGWAGLLLGRIDFYFDTNKNIQHISWNNQAIDSSIIA; encoded by the coding sequence ATGGATAGAAAAAGTTTTTTAAAAGCAATAGGTGGTGGATCTTTAGCAATGGCTTTAGCTCCCAATATGATGATGGCGGAAGAATTAAAAATTCTTGACTTAAAGTCTGCAAATAAACTAACCATTCTTCATACCAATGACCAGCACAGCAGAATAGAACCTTTTGATGCAAGTTATACAAAAAATCCTAATCAGGGAGGTTTTGCAAGAAGAGCCAGCTTAATTCAGCAAATCAGAAATCAGGAAAGCAATGTTTTGCTTCTTGATTCAGGAGATATCTTTCAGGGAACGCCTTATTTTAACTTTTTTGGTGGTGAGCTGGAGTTCAAATTAATGTCCATGATGAAGTATGATGCTTCTACCATGGGAAATCACGATTTTGATAATGGGCTTGAAGGCTTTTTAAAAGTTCTCCCCAATGCACAGTTTCCTTTTATCTGTTCAAATTATGATTTTAAAAATACCATTCTGGACGGAAAAACATCTCCATATAAGATTTTTAACAAAAACGGAATCAAAGTTGGGATTTTTGGAGTAGGCATTCAATTGGATGGGCTGGTAGGTAAAAAGCAATATGCAGAAACGGTTTATTCTAACCCGATTGAGGTAGCACAACATTATTCAAACTTTTTAAAAAAAGAGCAGAAATGTGATCTTGTCATTTGTCTTTCACATATTGGATATGATTACAAAGATGAACCGAATAAAATAAGTGATAAAATTTTAGCTGCCAGCACAGAAAATATTGACATTATTCTGGGTGGGCATACTCATACATTCTTACCAGAACCTCAGACATTCACCAACAGACAGGGCAAAAATGTTCTTGTTAACCAAGTGGGATGGGCAGGGCTTCTTTTGGGTAGAATAGATTTTTATTTTGATACAAACAAAAACATACAACATATTTCCTGGAATAACCAGGCGATTGACAGCAGCATAATAGCATAA
- a CDS encoding FlgD immunoglobulin-like domain containing protein — MEVDAGDYKWVSIEGGGVYYLSADGQKTIKHFTMENSPLPTNSVTDIKVDRKTGKVYFVTYNGIVTYQGDVSDVTSGFGDVVVYPNPVVYSNFKGKVTIKGLAEKTNIRITDAAGNVVHSAVARGGYYEWDLNNQKGTRVASGIYFVLMTNEDGSDKATAKIGVVN; from the coding sequence GTGGAAGTGGATGCAGGAGATTACAAATGGGTTTCTATAGAAGGTGGTGGTGTTTATTATCTTTCAGCAGATGGCCAAAAGACCATAAAACACTTTACCATGGAAAATTCTCCTCTTCCTACCAATAGTGTTACCGATATAAAGGTCGATAGAAAAACAGGAAAGGTATATTTTGTAACGTATAATGGGATTGTAACCTATCAGGGAGATGTATCTGATGTAACTTCCGGTTTCGGAGATGTAGTAGTGTATCCTAATCCTGTTGTGTATTCTAATTTCAAAGGAAAAGTTACCATCAAAGGATTGGCAGAGAAAACCAACATCAGAATTACGGATGCTGCAGGAAATGTTGTACATTCGGCAGTAGCGCGAGGAGGTTATTATGAATGGGATCTTAATAATCAGAAAGGTACCAGAGTGGCATCAGGAATTTACTTTGTATTAATGACCAATGAAGATGGTTCTGATAAAGCGACAGCCAAGATAGGCGTAGTCAATTAA
- the recO gene encoding DNA repair protein RecO, with protein MNTQNCFLLSFIKYGENDAVLHCFTEEDGFQSYFLKGIYSRKNKKKAFLQPLNKLNFSISPVRGNGIPTISKFELVKSNDVSADIKAGTVIFFIADFLNQVLRLENKNPTIFLSIESFIHELEQQNYQCHLLFLLVILKVQGVAPLIDEGNFLDPETGTFSPILAHQLFNEEISIIWKNIISAENLYSVKIHSSLRKDFLDSLLVYYHYHITDFKNPTSLEVIQQIFE; from the coding sequence ATGAATACACAAAACTGTTTTTTACTTTCATTCATCAAATATGGGGAGAACGATGCAGTGTTGCATTGTTTTACTGAAGAGGATGGTTTTCAGTCTTATTTTCTAAAAGGAATTTATTCCAGAAAAAATAAAAAGAAAGCCTTCCTACAACCCTTGAATAAACTTAACTTCTCCATTAGCCCTGTAAGAGGTAATGGAATACCCACGATCTCAAAATTTGAACTTGTAAAAAGTAATGATGTGTCTGCCGATATCAAGGCCGGTACTGTCATATTCTTTATTGCAGACTTTTTGAATCAGGTTTTAAGACTTGAAAATAAAAATCCTACTATTTTTCTGAGTATAGAAAGCTTTATTCATGAACTTGAACAGCAAAACTATCAGTGTCATTTGTTGTTTTTGCTTGTCATATTAAAAGTACAAGGTGTTGCTCCATTAATAGATGAAGGCAACTTTTTAGATCCGGAAACCGGAACATTCTCTCCAATTCTAGCCCATCAGCTCTTCAATGAAGAAATATCTATAATCTGGAAGAACATCATCAGTGCTGAAAATCTTTACAGTGTAAAAATACATTCTTCCTTAAGAAAAGATTTTCTGGACAGTCTATTGGTATATTACCATTACCATATTACAGATTTTAAAAATCCTACATCATTGGAAGTCATTCAACAGATATTTGAATAA
- a CDS encoding GNAT family N-acetyltransferase, protein MVRLEFFRPEKHLSELSYGLDEEQQRFTATVDKALKNIGERNGHDAFPVTILFDTTAAGFFVLDFGEDKFELTDNKNSVLVRSLSVNPDMQGKGIGKVAMMKLDEFVRDHFKHCDEIVLAVNQKNDSAYHIYLKAGYIYDGKTRVGRSGPQYLMHKKL, encoded by the coding sequence ATGGTAAGGTTAGAATTTTTTAGGCCTGAAAAACATCTTTCTGAGCTTAGCTATGGTTTAGATGAAGAACAGCAGCGTTTTACTGCTACAGTAGACAAAGCCCTGAAAAATATTGGGGAAAGGAATGGACATGATGCGTTTCCTGTTACCATCCTGTTTGATACTACAGCTGCAGGCTTCTTTGTACTTGATTTTGGTGAGGATAAATTTGAGCTTACAGATAATAAAAATTCCGTTTTAGTGAGATCTTTATCTGTAAATCCCGATATGCAGGGCAAGGGAATAGGAAAGGTAGCAATGATGAAACTAGATGAATTTGTAAGAGATCATTTTAAACATTGTGATGAAATCGTTTTGGCTGTTAATCAGAAAAATGATTCAGCATATCATATCTATTTGAAGGCAGGTTATATCTATGATGGTAAAACGAGAGTCGGAAGAAGCGGGCCTCAATACCTTATGCATAAAAAACTTTAA
- a CDS encoding DUF1684 domain-containing protein, producing the protein MKKYILIFLLLPLLVFSQKIDSKEIIAVKKFQKDLDKEYLDPKETPLRGDNFKNFKKHPFFPIDMKYRVIATFVKTKNPQPFELPTSSGKTKSYREYGKATFQFDGKPYTLTLYQSLGLIKQEKYKNDLFLPFRDATNEKETYGGGKYLDLKIPKGNTIVLDFNQSYHPYCAYNAYDYNCPIVPEENKLPIEIRAGVMYEDIYHH; encoded by the coding sequence ATGAAAAAATATATTTTGATCTTTTTACTGTTACCCCTATTGGTCTTTTCACAAAAAATAGATTCTAAAGAAATAATCGCGGTAAAAAAATTCCAAAAAGATCTTGATAAAGAATACCTGGATCCAAAGGAAACTCCTTTACGTGGAGATAATTTTAAGAATTTTAAAAAGCATCCATTTTTTCCGATTGATATGAAATATCGTGTGATCGCTACATTTGTTAAGACTAAAAATCCTCAGCCTTTTGAATTGCCAACGTCTTCAGGAAAAACAAAATCCTATAGAGAATACGGAAAAGCAACATTCCAATTTGATGGAAAGCCTTATACATTAACATTGTATCAAAGCCTGGGTCTGATCAAACAGGAAAAATATAAAAATGACCTTTTTCTGCCATTCCGCGATGCAACGAATGAAAAAGAAACATATGGCGGTGGAAAGTACCTGGATCTGAAAATTCCAAAAGGAAATACCATTGTTCTTGACTTTAACCAGTCTTATCATCCATATTGCGCTTATAATGCTTACGATTATAATTGCCCTATTGTTCCTGAGGAAAATAAACTTCCGATAGAAATACGGGCAGGGGTAATGTATGAAGATATTTATCACCACTAA
- a CDS encoding GMC family oxidoreductase N-terminal domain-containing protein gives MDRKSFIKTGLLAVSGFYFLQSDLLQAAERRTNKVKETVDAPIIIVGSGYGGAVSALRLCEAGKKVVLLEMGLNWEKAKIPFSNLLKPGKSSAWLKKKSIAPFMNLFSLTPFTGTLDRLDFENINIWVGRGVGGGSLVNGGMAVTPKESYFKEVFPHLNVDKFYSYYFPLVREELKVNVIDEQFLKDCPYYKFTRVGEEEAHKAGFKTIRVPNVYDFKYMEKEFRNEVPRSALNTEVIYGNNHGKNSLDKTYLKKALATGNLEILDLHCVDHIKLNDDKSYTLHVHQIDTSGNNVADKVFNCKKLILSAGTMGTLQLLLHSNAVNNLPVHEKIGKNWGNNGNFMTGRNWVKPLSGGTGSKQSTIPVGGIDNWDDKDHPFFTEIAPLPMGMDVATALYLLINRVDKKGEVLYDTINQKMILNWDESNTVKMRENAKYFIRKMNNANGGTRSHLLFKNGFGADICYHPLGGCVLGEATNEFGKLKDHENLYVLDGSLIPGTIGVNPFVTITAIAEYCIENLIKQKEFS, from the coding sequence ATGGATAGAAAGAGTTTCATCAAAACGGGCTTACTTGCCGTTTCAGGTTTTTATTTTCTGCAATCGGATCTTCTTCAAGCTGCTGAACGAAGAACCAACAAGGTAAAAGAAACTGTAGATGCTCCTATTATTATCGTTGGAAGTGGCTATGGGGGTGCTGTCTCGGCTTTGCGTCTCTGTGAAGCCGGAAAGAAAGTTGTTTTACTGGAAATGGGGCTTAATTGGGAAAAAGCAAAAATTCCTTTTTCTAACCTTTTGAAACCTGGGAAAAGTTCAGCTTGGCTTAAAAAGAAAAGCATTGCTCCTTTCATGAATTTATTTTCTCTGACTCCTTTTACCGGAACCCTGGATCGTCTGGACTTTGAGAACATTAACATTTGGGTAGGAAGGGGTGTGGGCGGAGGTTCATTGGTTAACGGCGGAATGGCAGTCACTCCCAAAGAAAGTTACTTTAAAGAGGTTTTCCCTCATCTTAATGTTGATAAGTTTTATAGTTATTATTTTCCTCTGGTACGAGAGGAACTCAAAGTAAATGTGATTGATGAACAATTCTTAAAAGACTGTCCCTATTATAAATTCACCAGAGTAGGTGAAGAAGAAGCCCATAAAGCAGGATTCAAAACCATACGGGTACCCAATGTATATGATTTTAAATATATGGAAAAAGAATTTCGAAATGAAGTTCCCCGCTCTGCCCTTAACACGGAAGTCATTTATGGAAATAATCATGGAAAAAACAGTTTAGATAAAACCTATCTGAAAAAAGCACTGGCAACCGGAAATCTTGAAATACTGGATCTTCATTGTGTTGATCATATTAAACTGAATGATGATAAAAGCTACACATTACATGTTCATCAAATTGACACCTCAGGAAATAATGTTGCAGATAAAGTTTTCAATTGTAAAAAACTGATTCTCTCTGCCGGAACTATGGGAACCCTACAACTTCTGTTACATTCCAATGCAGTAAATAACCTTCCAGTTCATGAAAAAATCGGAAAGAATTGGGGAAACAATGGCAATTTTATGACTGGTAGAAACTGGGTAAAGCCATTATCCGGAGGCACAGGTTCTAAACAATCTACAATTCCTGTGGGCGGAATAGATAACTGGGATGATAAAGACCATCCATTTTTCACTGAAATTGCTCCTTTGCCGATGGGAATGGATGTCGCTACGGCATTATATTTACTCATCAACAGAGTAGATAAAAAAGGTGAAGTGCTTTATGATACTATTAATCAGAAGATGATCTTGAATTGGGATGAAAGCAATACCGTCAAAATGAGAGAGAATGCCAAATATTTTATCCGAAAAATGAATAACGCCAATGGGGGTACCAGAAGTCATCTGTTATTCAAGAATGGTTTTGGAGCAGATATTTGTTATCATCCACTTGGCGGCTGTGTTTTAGGTGAAGCCACCAATGAATTTGGAAAACTAAAAGATCATGAGAACCTGTATGTATTGGATGGCTCTTTAATTCCCGGAACAATTGGAGTCAATCCGTTTGTAACGATTACAGCCATCGCAGAATATTGTATTGAAAATCTCATCAAACAAAAGGAGTTTTCTTGA
- a CDS encoding AadS family aminoglycoside 6-adenylyltransferase, producing MKVRDEKLEQIIHWAENNPDVRAVLLTSSLVNPYAPVDDFSDLDVELVFESRQAYEDHHEWIQLFGEPISMIEENDTVFDGKHAMKMVLYKDHIKVDFKLYQVSEFCKEVQEEVLPDDWDLGYKVLIDKDSLTKDIKNPTYQSIMIHQPTEKKFSQLLNDFWWDTTYVAKCLKRGDLFYAKFMSENILRTDYLVPLIEWYIASSYDWNNITTNKHGRLFKKYLSPELWNRVEATFSGSDIEENWTALFAFADLVHELGKVLAERLHFTYPLRLENDIRNYLTEVKAIP from the coding sequence ATGAAAGTAAGGGACGAAAAGCTGGAACAAATTATTCATTGGGCAGAAAACAATCCGGATGTCCGGGCTGTTCTTTTAACCAGCTCACTGGTAAATCCCTATGCTCCGGTAGATGACTTTAGTGACCTTGATGTAGAACTCGTTTTTGAAAGCAGACAGGCTTACGAAGACCATCATGAATGGATTCAGCTTTTTGGAGAACCCATTTCCATGATCGAAGAAAATGATACCGTCTTTGATGGAAAACATGCCATGAAGATGGTGTTGTACAAAGACCATATAAAAGTGGATTTCAAACTGTACCAGGTCTCTGAATTTTGTAAGGAAGTTCAGGAGGAAGTACTTCCTGATGATTGGGATCTGGGATATAAAGTTTTGATTGATAAAGATAGTCTTACGAAAGATATAAAGAATCCCACGTATCAATCTATTATGATCCATCAGCCAACAGAAAAGAAATTTTCTCAGTTGCTTAATGATTTTTGGTGGGATACAACTTATGTGGCAAAATGTCTTAAAAGAGGAGATCTTTTCTATGCTAAATTCATGTCTGAAAATATATTGAGGACAGATTACTTAGTTCCTTTAATCGAATGGTATATTGCAAGCTCCTATGACTGGAATAATATAACCACCAACAAACACGGAAGACTCTTCAAAAAATATCTTTCTCCAGAATTATGGAATAGGGTAGAAGCTACTTTTTCAGGAAGTGATATTGAGGAAAACTGGACGGCCTTGTTTGCTTTTGCTGATCTTGTCCATGAACTTGGAAAAGTTTTAGCAGAAAGATTACATTTTACCTATCCTCTTCGGCTCGAAAATGATATCCGGAACTATCTTACCGAAGTAAAAGCCATTCCTTAA
- the mqo gene encoding malate dehydrogenase (quinone), with product MSQSLTSRTPKPKYDVVLIGGGIMSATLATLLHEFDPKLEIAIFERLGRFAKESTAAWNNAGTGHSAFCELNYTPENPDGTIDIKKAESIAEQFEISKQFWAYLLTKGYIQEPKDFINSCPHMSLVFGEKDAEYLKKRHDKMSESVLFSGMEFSTDHDKLREWIPLVMSKRNKSEVMAATKMDMGTDVNFGTLTRKMGRHLLEDSKVEVFLYHEVKDISPREDGKWDMKVKDRIHSHKQEVTADFVFIGAGGYALPLLDSSDIKESEGYGGFPVSGQWLVTHNQELVEKHQAKVYTQATVDAPPMSVPHLDLRIIDGQKALLFGPFAGFSTKFLKEGSYLDLPESVNTKNLKSLFGAWWHNLPLTKYLIQQVAMTKSQRMQHLREFIKDAKEDDWELKVAGQRVQIIKKDDKLGGKLEFGTEVVVNKNGTIASLLGASPGASTAVQAMLNVIEKCFPEKLHGEWKDKLQEMVPSYGQKLAENPELTEKVREYTKEKLELEY from the coding sequence ATGTCACAATCGCTTACAAGCAGAACACCGAAACCTAAATACGACGTTGTACTGATAGGGGGCGGAATCATGAGCGCTACTTTAGCCACGCTGCTTCATGAATTTGATCCAAAACTTGAAATTGCCATCTTCGAAAGATTAGGAAGGTTTGCTAAAGAAAGTACAGCAGCTTGGAACAACGCCGGAACAGGTCACTCCGCATTTTGTGAGCTAAATTATACACCGGAAAATCCGGATGGTACTATTGATATCAAGAAAGCAGAAAGTATCGCTGAGCAGTTTGAAATTTCAAAACAGTTTTGGGCATATTTACTAACGAAAGGATATATCCAGGAACCAAAAGATTTTATCAACTCTTGCCCACACATGAGCTTGGTATTTGGTGAAAAAGATGCTGAGTATCTTAAAAAACGTCATGATAAAATGTCTGAATCTGTTCTTTTTTCCGGAATGGAATTTTCTACAGATCATGATAAGCTGAGAGAATGGATCCCATTGGTCATGAGCAAAAGAAATAAGTCTGAAGTAATGGCGGCTACCAAAATGGATATGGGAACTGATGTTAACTTTGGAACATTGACCAGAAAAATGGGAAGACACCTTTTAGAGGATTCAAAAGTTGAAGTATTCTTATATCACGAAGTAAAAGATATTAGCCCTAGGGAAGATGGAAAATGGGATATGAAGGTAAAGGACAGAATCCACAGCCATAAACAAGAGGTGACTGCAGACTTTGTATTCATTGGTGCCGGAGGATATGCGCTTCCACTATTGGATAGTTCAGATATTAAAGAGAGTGAAGGATATGGAGGTTTTCCGGTTTCCGGACAATGGTTGGTTACTCATAATCAAGAATTGGTAGAAAAACACCAGGCTAAAGTATACACACAAGCAACAGTAGATGCTCCGCCAATGTCTGTTCCTCACCTTGACCTTAGAATCATCGATGGTCAAAAAGCACTTCTTTTTGGCCCTTTCGCAGGATTTTCTACAAAATTCCTTAAAGAAGGAAGCTATCTGGATTTGCCAGAAAGCGTTAATACCAAAAATTTAAAATCTTTATTTGGGGCATGGTGGCATAATCTTCCCTTGACTAAATATCTTATCCAGCAGGTAGCAATGACCAAATCGCAAAGAATGCAGCATTTAAGAGAGTTTATTAAAGATGCTAAAGAAGATGATTGGGAATTGAAAGTAGCAGGCCAAAGAGTTCAGATCATTAAAAAAGATGATAAACTAGGAGGAAAACTGGAATTCGGAACTGAAGTAGTAGTGAATAAAAACGGTACAATTGCTTCTTTATTAGGAGCATCACCGGGAGCATCCACAGCAGTACAGGCAATGCTTAACGTTATTGAAAAATGTTTCCCTGAGAAGCTTCACGGAGAATGGAAAGACAAATTGCAGGAAATGGTTCCGTCATATGGCCAAAAACTGGCAGAGAATCCTGAGCTTACTGAAAAAGTAAGAGAATATACGAAGGAAAAGCTAGAATTAGAATACTAA
- a CDS encoding NAD(P)H-dependent glycerol-3-phosphate dehydrogenase gives MAKKKIISESSNPKKTKKDVSVGVVGSGSFATAIVKMLVENCKVVHWCVRSEFVKGAIELRGHNPTYLTAAHFNLKSLKLTTDINELVSACDVIVLATPSIYLSDTMDKMTCDYSDKIFVSAIKGIIPKVNDVVAHYLRDEFKIGFRNQAVIAGPCHAEEVAMERLSYLTIATVEDETAEKLEGIFSSDFIKVQTSKDILGNEYSAILKNIFAIGAGIASGLGYGDNFTAVFVSNAIREMEIFLEAIYEAPRDVNESAYLGDLLVTAYSLFSRNRNLGNLIGKGYTVKSAIQSMNMVAEGYYAAQSIYKTSKQKNLKLPIIDTVYAILYEGKNAEKQFKKLTAKLN, from the coding sequence ATGGCTAAAAAGAAAATTATTTCAGAATCTTCGAATCCAAAAAAGACTAAAAAGGATGTTTCTGTAGGAGTAGTAGGAAGCGGAAGTTTTGCAACTGCTATCGTAAAAATGCTTGTTGAAAATTGCAAAGTTGTGCACTGGTGCGTAAGAAGTGAGTTTGTAAAAGGAGCGATTGAGCTTCGTGGACATAACCCGACTTATCTTACCGCTGCTCATTTTAACCTGAAGAGTTTAAAATTGACCACAGATATCAACGAACTGGTTTCTGCCTGTGATGTCATTGTATTGGCGACACCTTCCATTTATCTTTCCGATACAATGGACAAGATGACTTGTGATTATTCAGATAAGATCTTTGTTTCTGCAATTAAGGGGATTATTCCTAAGGTAAATGATGTGGTAGCCCATTATCTGCGTGATGAATTTAAAATTGGTTTTAGGAATCAGGCAGTAATTGCAGGGCCTTGTCATGCTGAAGAAGTTGCGATGGAAAGACTTTCTTATCTTACCATTGCTACGGTAGAAGATGAAACAGCAGAAAAGCTGGAAGGAATTTTCAGCTCAGATTTCATTAAGGTACAAACGAGCAAAGACATTCTCGGAAATGAATACAGTGCCATTCTTAAGAATATTTTTGCCATCGGAGCAGGAATTGCAAGTGGATTAGGGTATGGAGATAATTTTACGGCTGTTTTTGTATCCAATGCGATCCGTGAAATGGAAATTTTCCTGGAGGCAATCTATGAAGCTCCAAGAGATGTAAATGAAAGTGCTTATCTGGGAGATCTTTTGGTAACTGCTTATTCACTTTTCTCAAGAAACAGAAACCTTGGAAATCTTATCGGAAAAGGATATACTGTGAAATCAGCGATCCAATCGATGAATATGGTGGCAGAAGGATATTATGCTGCACAATCTATTTATAAGACTTCAAAACAGAAAAATCTGAAATTACCGATTATTGATACCGTATATGCTATTCTTTATGAAGGTAAAAATGCAGAAAAACAGTTTAAGAAACTCACAGCAAAACTTAATTAA
- a CDS encoding M23 family metallopeptidase — protein sequence MKKFLNSKKNVNILLGGLLLVVFAQGIFIAKLFSERDDKMYEVNLVKINTEKDSVDYLKMKTDLTLVDQTVSQLNSFLKSKDISNEKLMMLDQDSIANSIYLSKQANRYSQYLMDLQKKLMQVPLGMPTDGYISSNFGIRKNPIPFKTVFASVRPSAATEAKSVAVAAPKPEVKAEPVEKIVELTDSYGNKREVKVMVTPKAAPVASAPAASAPATKAVAGTATSKTAPMEKNNPPAEADQMQFHKGLDIAVAFGSDVRAAAAGTVIFSGQKGGYGNCVIVSHGNGLATLYGHLSQLVSKVNDKVKVGQVIAKSGNSGRSTGPHLHYEVHKNNTPINPRLFMNL from the coding sequence ATGAAAAAATTTCTAAACAGCAAGAAGAACGTAAACATTCTCCTGGGAGGACTTTTACTAGTAGTTTTTGCACAAGGTATCTTTATTGCCAAGCTCTTCTCAGAAAGAGATGACAAAATGTATGAGGTAAACCTTGTAAAAATAAACACTGAAAAAGACAGTGTAGATTACCTGAAAATGAAAACTGATCTTACTCTTGTAGATCAGACAGTTTCTCAACTGAACTCTTTCCTGAAGTCTAAAGACATTTCGAATGAAAAGCTCATGATGCTTGATCAGGACAGTATTGCCAATTCTATTTACCTTTCCAAGCAAGCCAACCGATATAGCCAATATCTGATGGATCTGCAGAAAAAACTGATGCAGGTTCCATTGGGAATGCCTACTGATGGATATATTTCATCTAATTTCGGAATAAGAAAAAATCCAATTCCATTTAAAACTGTTTTTGCTTCGGTAAGGCCAAGTGCTGCTACCGAAGCTAAATCTGTTGCTGTGGCAGCTCCAAAACCTGAAGTAAAAGCTGAGCCTGTAGAAAAAATTGTTGAGCTTACAGACAGCTATGGAAATAAAAGAGAAGTGAAAGTAATGGTAACTCCAAAAGCGGCGCCTGTAGCTTCTGCACCGGCAGCCTCAGCTCCTGCTACAAAAGCAGTTGCTGGAACAGCCACTTCTAAAACAGCTCCTATGGAAAAAAATAATCCTCCTGCTGAAGCGGATCAGATGCAGTTTCATAAAGGATTGGATATTGCTGTTGCATTCGGTTCTGATGTAAGGGCAGCCGCTGCCGGAACGGTTATTTTCTCCGGACAGAAAGGAGGTTACGGAAACTGTGTCATTGTTTCTCATGGAAATGGATTAGCAACACTTTATGGCCATTTATCACAGCTTGTTTCTAAAGTGAATGATAAGGTAAAAGTAGGTCAGGTAATTGCAAAATCCGGAAATTCAGGTCGCTCTACCGGCCCTCATCTTCATTACGAAGTACATAAGAACAATACTCCGATAAATCCGAGATTGTTTATGAATCTATAA
- a CDS encoding MBL fold metallo-hydrolase — MLKRKLLSLMTILGFISIFAGNLKVKVYNPGTKAIFPITSTLIYGDKDAMLIDAQFQKQYAEQLVQEIKATGKNLKTVFISHSDPDFYFGLDVIKKAFPNVRIISTAQTAYLISASKDDKMAVWKPQLKADAPSEIIIPEAVTSIPDLEGNKIEIKQNPEDPAHSFLWIPSIETIAGGISVSIDSHLWMADTQNVKAIDQWIGQIAAMSSLRPQQVIPSHFAKQSLSPASLDFVKAYLENYKKAVTENKTSSSIVNFMVKRFPNLPGKDELEMGVKVFLGEMDWDLKSPYPVIGKKVEVDFGAVKFLLDFKDNKTMTFTGTAGSSINSTDTVEYTAVEVAKNIFMVYWHEPHLGFNVTHIQDYNKNIVYSNIAGKDGTFTHPKGTLKILK; from the coding sequence ATGTTAAAAAGAAAGTTATTATCATTAATGACCATTCTGGGTTTCATCAGCATATTTGCAGGAAATCTGAAAGTAAAAGTATACAATCCCGGAACCAAGGCTATTTTTCCAATTACGTCTACCCTTATTTATGGAGACAAAGATGCCATGCTTATTGATGCTCAGTTTCAAAAGCAATATGCTGAACAATTAGTACAAGAAATAAAAGCAACCGGAAAAAATTTGAAGACCGTTTTTATTTCTCACAGTGATCCGGATTTCTATTTTGGATTGGACGTGATTAAAAAAGCTTTTCCTAACGTAAGAATTATTTCTACAGCACAGACGGCTTATCTTATTTCCGCTTCAAAGGATGATAAAATGGCTGTTTGGAAACCACAGTTAAAAGCAGATGCTCCATCAGAAATCATTATTCCGGAAGCTGTTACTTCCATCCCTGATCTTGAAGGAAACAAAATTGAAATCAAACAAAATCCTGAAGATCCGGCGCACAGCTTTCTTTGGATTCCATCTATCGAAACGATTGCAGGCGGAATTTCAGTTTCCATAGATTCACATCTTTGGATGGCAGATACTCAGAATGTAAAAGCTATTGACCAATGGATCGGACAGATTGCTGCAATGAGTTCTCTAAGACCTCAACAGGTTATTCCATCACATTTTGCAAAACAGTCTTTGTCTCCAGCCTCTCTGGATTTCGTAAAAGCGTATCTTGAAAATTACAAGAAAGCCGTTACTGAAAATAAAACTTCATCTTCCATTGTAAATTTTATGGTAAAGAGATTTCCTAATCTTCCCGGAAAAGATGAATTGGAAATGGGCGTAAAAGTTTTCTTGGGCGAAATGGATTGGGATTTAAAATCACCATATCCGGTCATCGGGAAGAAGGTAGAAGTTGACTTTGGAGCGGTAAAATTCCTTTTAGATTTTAAAGATAATAAAACAATGACATTTACCGGAACTGCCGGAAGTTCAATAAACAGTACAGATACTGTAGAATATACTGCAGTAGAAGTAGCAAAGAATATTTTTATGGTGTATTGGCATGAACCTCACCTGGGATTCAATGTAACTCATATTCAGGATTACAACAAAAATATAGTGTATTCTAATATTGCCGGAAAAGACGGTACTTTCACTCATCCTAAAGGGACTCTTAAGATTTTAAAATAA